In Streptomyces sp. P3, one DNA window encodes the following:
- a CDS encoding Uma2 family endonuclease, translating to MSVDAIVHTEFPKGYTVLFGADGKVIMTPQSEEHSSTIRSMQIDSAAALGRHAKVTSDVYIDFPADENSAPDLAILREDARKEGKRYSFEDVLLISEVVSTSSARKDYDDCTAKYGRYGIPVYLVVDPYAREVVLHTEPTTSGYSTAHTRAYGTGKLPIPLADGRTFTLDLDELPRPEPEADAR from the coding sequence ATGAGTGTCGACGCGATCGTGCACACCGAATTCCCCAAGGGTTACACGGTCCTGTTCGGGGCCGACGGAAAGGTGATCATGACCCCGCAGAGCGAGGAGCACTCGAGCACCATCAGGTCGATGCAGATCGACTCGGCCGCCGCCCTCGGCCGTCATGCGAAGGTCACCTCCGACGTCTACATCGACTTCCCCGCCGACGAGAACTCCGCTCCCGACCTGGCCATCCTGCGCGAGGACGCGCGCAAGGAGGGCAAGCGCTACAGCTTCGAAGACGTCCTGTTGATCTCGGAAGTCGTCTCGACCTCCTCGGCGCGCAAGGACTACGACGACTGCACCGCGAAGTACGGCCGCTACGGCATCCCCGTCTACCTCGTCGTGGATCCCTACGCCCGCGAAGTCGTCCTGCACACTGAGCCCACCACGAGCGGCTACAGCACGGCGCACACCCGTGCGTACGGCACAGGCAAGCTCCCCATTCCCCTGGCCGACGGCCGCACCTTCACCCTCGACCTCGACGAGCTCCCGCGCCCGGAGCCCGAGGCGGACGCCCGCTGA